One genomic window of Paramormyrops kingsleyae isolate MSU_618 chromosome 22, PKINGS_0.4, whole genome shotgun sequence includes the following:
- the LOC140581639 gene encoding immunoglobulin lambda-1 light chain-like, giving the protein MLLRICTLITALSCVSGVTVVTQKPPALTVSKGGTVTMDCNLGTVTDSGARWYKQVPGGVPQFVLYFYHGSSSPTYGTGFSSSRFTSNHQSKSDYRLIINTVEVGDSAVYYCQTWDNSAKEHVFGQGTKLIVSDPSLEAPSLSLLPPSSEELKTGKATLVCLAKMSAAFADVSWTYNGSPLTDGVFTSSATQQADKTFGLSSFLSVKPSEWDSDGVFTCRATQGAKSTEAEIKKSICAE; this is encoded by the exons ATGCTTCTGAGAATCTGCACTCTCATCACTGCTCTCTCAT GTGTGAGTGGTGTGACAGTGGTTACCCAGAAGCCTCCTGCTCTGACAGTGAGCAAAGGAGGGACAGTGACTATGGACTGTAACCTTGGGACAGTCACTGACAGTGGTGCTCGCTGGTACAAGCAGGTCCCAGGTGGAGTTCCccagtttgttttgtatttttaccaTGGATCGAGCTCCCCCACCTATGGGACAGGCTTCTCCTCCAGCCGCTTCACATCAAACCATCAGAGTAAATCAGATTATCGGTTGATCATCAACACAGTGGAGGTGGGAGACTCAGCAGTTTATTACTGTCAAACATGGGACAACTCTGCTAAGGAACAT GTATTCGGACAAGGCACTAAACTGATCGTCAGCG ACCCCTCCCTGGAGGCTCCCTCACTGAGTCTCCTCCCTCCATCCAGCGAGGAGCTCAAGACAGGTAAAGCCACACTGGTTTGCCTGGCTAAGATGTCTGCTGCATTTGCCGACGTCAGCTGGACGTACAACGGGAGCCCACTGACCGATGGAGTTTTCACCAGCTCTGCTACACAGCAGGCAGATAAAACCTTTGGTCTGAGCAGCTTCCTGAGTGTGAAGCCCTCAGAGTGGGACAGCGACGGCGTCTTTACCTGCAGAGCGACACAGGGGGCTAAATCCACAGAGGCAGAGATAAAGAAGAGCATCTGTGCCGAGTGA